In the Brassica napus cultivar Da-Ae chromosome A7, Da-Ae, whole genome shotgun sequence genome, one interval contains:
- the LOC125576585 gene encoding rab GTPase-activating protein 22-like, translating into MMFGPLRLTTTAKVAAATRSVASTVTFVAVVLLPLILGGRWIVFADGSSGGASRNGYVGEFWSSVVAPSNVGLAVALTVVAVAVTVVYSRRGSIGSPWSLRRRKHALQPKQWNAFFTKEGRLSDGGVQFLKKVRSGGVDPSIRPEVWLFLLGVYDLNSTEEERDSIRQQKQKEYENLRRQCREIHRRNENGSDSKQTSQSSNTEDSQVLDSHDIEQVSSSTRSIQVEESEKLNSESILQDGDCEKSGVTSEDDANDSDSTNSEETETSPLLAKEEVESHDTTVNSEATNSEETETLPHIPKEEEAEKHGKVNQEKDTESPSSKPKSQAEEEFNTIWQRIIRLDAVRANNEWVPYSPSQAAVSDTKARGIATQVGLTDYEDLEPCRILHAARLVAILEAYAVYDPEIGYCQGMSDLLSPLLAVIEDDAFAFWCFVGFMSKARHNFRLDEVGIRRQLSMVSKIIQFKDIRLYRHLENLEAEDCFFVYRMVVVMFRRELTFEQTLCLWEVMWADQAAIRTGIAKATWGRIRLRAPPTEDLLLYAIAASVLQRRKTIIEKYSGMDEIMKECNSMAGRLDVWKLLDDAHDLVVNLHDKI; encoded by the exons ATGATGTTTGGACCTCTACGATTAACGACGACCGCCAAAGTGGCCGCGGCCACTCGCTCCGTCGCATCGACGGTAACTTTCGTCGCAGTGGTCTTGTTGCCGCTGATCCTCGGCGGGAGATGGATCGTCTTTGCCGATGGCAGCAGCGGTGGCGCCTCCAGGAACGGATACGTAGGCGAATTCTGGTCGTCGGTTGTTGCTCCTTCCAATGTTGGCTTAGCCGTGGCTCTCACCGTCGTGGCGGTGGCTGTCACCGTCGTCTACTCCCGTAG AGGAAGCATTGGATCGCCTTGGTCACTGAGGAGAAGAAAGCATGCTCTTCAGCCTAAACAGTGGAATGCCTTTTTCACAAAGGAAGGCCGACTCAGTGATGGAGGTGTCCAATTTCTGAAGAAAGTTCGCAGTGGG GGTGTGGATCCAAGCATCAGACCAGAAGTTTGGCTGTTCCTCCTTGGAGT GTATGACTTAAACAGCAccgaagaagaaagagattctaTCCGACAGCAGAAACA GAAGGAATATGAAAACCTGCGGAGACAGTGTCGCGAGATTCATAGGCGCAATGAAAATGGCAGTGACTCAAAGCAGACATCTCAGAGCAGCAACACCGAAGACAGCCAGGTTCTTGATTCCCATGATATTGAACAAGTCAGTAGTTCCACGAGATCCATCCAAGTTGAAGAATCAGAGAAGTTGAATTCCGAATCGATCCTTCAGGATGGGGACTGTGAAAAGAGTGGCGTCACCTCCGAAGATGATGCTAATGACTCAGACTCAACAAACTCTGAAGAAACCGAGACTTCACCTCTTCTAGCGAAGGAAGAAGTAGAAAGCCATGATACAACTGTTAACTCAGAGGCAACCAACTCTGAAGAAACTGAGACTTTGCCTCACAtacccaaagaagaagaagcagaaaaaCACGGTAAAGTCAACCAAGAAAAAGACACTGAGTCTCCATCATCAAAGCCAAAATCTCAGGCAGAAGAGGAATTCAACACAATTTGGCAGAGAATAATCCGCCTGGATGCAGTGAGAGCCAATAATGAATGGGTGCCCTACTCACCATCTCAAGCTGCTGTGTCTGACACAAAAGCCCGGGGAATAGCCACACAGGTTGGTCTTACTGACTACGAGGACTTGGAGCCCTGCAGGATCTTACACGCAGCTCGCCTGGTCGCCATCCTTGAAGCCTACGCGGTCTACGACCCTGAAATAGGTTACTGTCAAGGAATGAGCGACTTACTATCTCCTTTACTCGCAGTAATCGAAGACGACGCGTTTGCGTTCTGGTGCTTTGTCGGGTTCATGAGTAAAGCAAGGCATAATTTCAGGCTAGACGAGGTTGGAATCAGGAGACAACTCTCAATGGTATCGAAAATCATACAGTTCAAAGACATCCGCTTGTACAGACACTTGGAGAACCTAGAAGCGGAAGACTGCTTCTTCGTATACCGTATGGTGGTGGTGATGTTCAGACGAGAACTAACATTTGAGCAGACGCTTTGCCTGTGGGAAGTAATGTGGGCGGATCAAGCAGCCATAAGAACAGGGATTGCAAAGGCGACATGGGGGAGAATACGGTTAAGGGCACCACCGACGGAAGATTTGTTGCTATATGCGATAGCGGCAAGCGTGTTGCAGAGGAGAAAGACGATCATAGAGAAGTACAGTGGGATGGATGAGATAATGAAGGAATGTAATAGCATGGCTGGTCGTCTTGATGTTTGGAAACTTCTTGACGATGCTCATGACTTGGTCGTCAATCTTCACGACAAGATCTGA
- the LOC106364390 gene encoding uncharacterized protein LOC106364390 produces the protein MASPSTRWLSFHGSLYAKPHILSPSLPLAYSPLQNPNNKLSREAKAKRLICRAEFSQDAPLASAIGACILSSFVFPVAKRVEDEEEEKTAIVSTDMRIAAMGIISFIPYFNWLSWVFAWLDTGKTRYAVYALVYLLPYLSSNLSISPEESWLPITSIVLGIIHVQLEASIANGDVQTLAFFKDTSQNFSSKKKLHFDSKEKDGDD, from the exons ATGGCGTCTCCGTCGACTAGGTGGCTTTCATTCCACGGTTCTCTCTACGCCAAGCCTCATATACTTTCTCCGTCGCTTCCACTAGCCTACTCTCCCCTACAAAACCCTAACAACAAG CTGAGTAGGGAGGCGAAGGCCAAGCGATTGATATGCAGAGCGGAGTTTTCACAGGACGCGCCGCTCGCGTCGGCAATAGGCGCGTGCATCCTCAGTTCGTTTGTTTTTCCGGTGGCGAAGCGAGTGGAAGACGAGGAAGAGGAGAAGACAGCGATAGTGTCAACAGATATGAGAATAGCAGCCATGGGAATCATCAGCTTCATCCCTTACTTCAATTGGCTG AGTTGGGTCTTCGCTTGGCTTGACACTGGGAAAACGCGTTACGCTGTCTATGCTCTCGTTTATCTCCTTCCCTATCTCAG CTCAAATCTGTCAATTTCTCCGGAAGAAAGCTGGTTGCCCATTACAAGCATTGTCTTGGGCATCATTCATGTTCAg CTTGAAGCAAGTATCGCAAATGGTGATGTTCAAACTCTTGCATTTTTCAAAGACACGTCTCAAAACTTTTCTTCAAAGAAAAAACTCCATTTTGATTCCAAG GAGAAAGACGGTGACGATTAA
- the LOC106366729 gene encoding MYG1 protein-like encodes MFPVTKGLIRNLSLLPLPLFAAAMAPPAVVRVYSTTTPPPPASPSEVSVKKVGTHNGSFHCDEALGCFMIRLSHKFSGADIVRTRDPKILGELDAVLDVGGVYDPDRDRYDHHQKGFEEVFGHGFNTKLSSAGLVYKHFGKEIIAKELNVEQDHPDVLRLFLAVYKSFMEAIDAVDNGINRYDTDQPPRYVNNTHLSSRVGRLNLDWVDPDQSQEKENEAFQLAMALAGKEFLQSLRFHARSWLPARSIVMQCLEERFKTDPSGEIMELKNFCPWKLHLFELEQEMKIEPLIKYVIYQDERGKQWRVQAVAVAPDRFENRKALPEQWRGLRDEELSKAAEIPGCVFVHMSGFIGGNLSYEGALSMARTALTL; translated from the exons ATGTTTCCAGTAACAAAGGGTTTAATCAGAAACCTGAgtctccttcctcttcctctcttTGCAGCAGCAATGGCTCCTCCTGCCGTCGTTAGGGTTTACTCTACTACTACTCCTCCTCCTCCCGCCTCTCCTTCAGAAGTTTCCGTCAAGAAAGTTGGAACTCACAACGGAAGCTTTCACTGCGACGAAGCTCTCGGTTGCTTCATGATCCGCCTCTCCCATAAGTTCTCCGGCGCCGACATCGTCCGTACCCGTGACCCTAAG ATATTGGGAGAGCTTGATGCAGTGCTTGACGTTGGAGGTGTTTACGACCCCGACCGTGACCGCTATGATCATCACCAGAAGGGCTTCGAAGAGGTGTTTGGACATGGTTTCAACACCAAGCTCAGCAGTGCCGGTCTCGTTTACAAG CATTTTGGTAAAGAGATCATAGCTAAGGAACTAAACGTCGAACAAGATCACCCTGATGTCCTTCGCTTGTTTCTAGCTGTCTACAAGAGCTTCATGGAG GCGATTGATGCTGTGGACAATGGAATTAATCGGTATGATACTGATCAGCCTCCGAGATATGTGAACAACACTCATTTGTCTTCGAGGGTTGGAAGGTTAAATCTTGATTGGGTAGACCCTGACCAGTCCCAGGAGAAGGAGAATGAGGCTTTCCAGCTTGCCATGGCTCTTGCTGGCAAAGAGTTTCTCCAA AGTTTAAGGTTTCATGCAAGGTCGTGGTTGCCGGCTCGATCAATCGTGATGCAGTGTCTTGAAGAAAGATTCAAGACTGACCCTAGTGGCGAGATCATGGAACTTAAAAACTTCTGCCCT TGGAAGCTTCATTTGTTCGAGCTTGAGCAAGAGATGAAGATAGAACCACTCATCAAATACGTCATCTACCAG GACGAGCGAGGAAAGCAGTGGAGAGTTCAAGCAGTGGCGGTTGCACCAGACAGGTTTGAGAACCGAAAGGCTCTTCCTGAGCAATGGAGAGGCCTTAGAGATGAGGAACTCTCTAAAGCTGCTGAGATCCCCGGTTGCGTTTTTGTCCACATGAGCGGCTTTATTGGCGGAAACCTGTCCTATGAAGGGGCTTTATCCATGGCCCGAACTGCTCTCACTCTCTAA
- the LOC125576586 gene encoding serine/threonine-protein kinase WNK8-like isoform X2, whose protein sequence is MMINSMEEVDRIKDTKKRSGKMGIIPFAARLRFRSRFRSSIDSYCFAHEAFSDQEADFADKDPTGRYIRYHDVLGRGAFKTVYKAFDEVDGIEVAWNLVSIEDVMQMPGQLERLYSEVHLLKALKHENIIKLFNSWVDEKNKTINMITELFTSGSLRLYRKKHRKVDPKAIKNWARQILKGLTYLHSQKPPVIHRDLKCDNIFVNGNTGEIKIGDLGLATVLQQPTARSVIGTPEFMAPELYEEEYTELVDIYSFGMCMLEMVTCEYPYNECRNQAQIYKKVTSGIKPQSLSRVDDPQVRQFIEKCLLPAESRPKALELSMDPFLARDGSKDSAPLLASSSTASKPPQPEHLPMDVDHHHNENKSVSVSSSRKSNNEESYPWCQTIELQRFAEDKEFRLRGERSDDATASMLLRIGDSSGKGRIVHFAFYLNSDTATAIAEEMVEELHLTSQEVIVIADMIDDLIMQLHSERSSSSHPNQTSPHLAARDDHHEAANQLTANSKDEESMKSGISTDYYLPFSSNGSAGQEAESMSSFLDSCSMMSTLYISDNEYPDDLKTELNMIESQYNQSVQDLLKLKEDAVENAKRKWIMKKQKGL, encoded by the exons ATGATGATCAATTCAATGGAGGAAGTTGATCGAATAAAAGACACGAAGAAGAGATCGGGGAAGATGGGGATTATTCCGTTCGCCGCCAGACTCCGTTTCCGGTCACGGTTTCGATCCTCAATTGACTCCTACTGCTTCGCTCATGAGGCCTTCTCCGATC AAGAAGCTGACTTCGCTGACAAAGATCCCACCGGCCGTTACATTAGG TATCATGATGTGCTGGGGAGAGGCGCTTTCAAGACTGT atataaGGCGTTTGATGAAGTAGATGGAATTGAGGTAGCTTGGAACCTAGTCAGCATCGAAGACGTTATGCAGATGCCTGGGCAGCTCGAAAGGCTCTATTCCGAGGTTCACCTCCTCAAAGCTCTTAAACACGAAAACATCATCAAACTCTTCAACTCTTGGGTCGACGAGAAGAACAAGACTATTAACATGATCACCGAGCTTTTCACCTCTGGTAGTCTCAGGCT GTACCGTAAGAAGCATAGGAAGGTTGATCCCAAGGCCATCAAGAACTGGGCAAGGCAGATTCTTAAAGGCTTGACCTATTTGCATTCTCAGAAGCCTCCTGTTATTCACCGGGATCTCAAGTGTGACAACATATTCGTCAATGGAAACACTGGTGAGATCAAAATTGGTGATCTCGGCCTTGCAACTGTCCTCCAGCAACCCACTGCTCGAAGCGTCATTGGTACTCCCGAGTTTATGGCCCCTGAGCTGTATGAAGAGGAATACACTGAGCTTGTCGACATCTACTCTTTCGGCATGTGTATGTTGGAGATGGTTACCTGCGAATATCCCTACAACGAGTGTCGAAACCAGGCTCAGATTTACAAGAAGGTCACCTCG GGTATAAAGCCTCAATCTCTCAGCAGAGTTGATGATCCTCAAGTTAGGCAATTCATAGAGAAATGTCTTCTTCCTGCCGAATCTAGACCAAAGGCTCTCGAGCTCTCCATGGACCCTTTCCTCGCCAGAGATGGAAGCAAGGactctgctcctcttcttgctTCATCAAGCACTGCTTCTAAACCACCACAGCCTGAACATCTTCCCATGGATGTGGATCATCATCATAACGAGAATAAAAGTGTCTCAGTCTCCTCCTCTCGGAAAAGCAACAACGAGGAATCGTACCCCTGGTGCCAAACCATTGAACTTCAGAGGTTTGCAGAGGATAAAGAGTTCAGgttgagaggagagaggagcGATGATGCCACGGCGTCAATGCTTCTGCGTATCGGTGATTCATCTG GTAAAGGAAGAATAGTACACTTTGCATTCTATCTGAATTCAGACACAGCAACAGCAATCGCTGAGGAAATGGTTGAGGAGCTGCACCTGACAAGCCAAGAGGTTATAGTGATAGCTGATATGATCGATGACTTGATAATGCAACTTCACTCTGAGCGGTCCTCCTCTTCGCATCCAAATCAAACCTCTCCACATCTAGCCGCCCGTGACGATCATCATGAAGCAGCAAATCAGCTAACTGCGAACTCGAAAGATGAAGAATCAATGAAGTCTGGCATATCAACTGACTATTACTTGCCCTTCTCCTCAAACGGAAGTGCTGGCCAGGAGGCAGAGTCCATGAGCTCGTTTCTTGATTCTTGCTCAATGATGTCAACCCTTTACATTTCAGACAACGAGTATCCAGACGATCTCAAGACAGAACTGAACATGATCGAGTCACAGTATAACCAGTCCGTCCAAGATCTGCTAAAACTCAAGGAAGATGCTGTTGAGAACGCAAAGAGAAAATGGATTATGAAAAAGCAAAAAGGTTTGTGA
- the LOC125576586 gene encoding serine/threonine-protein kinase WNK8-like isoform X1: MAFGSSSGMEEEADFADKDPTGRYIRYHDVLGRGAFKTVYKAFDEVDGIEVAWNLVSIEDVMQMPGQLERLYSEVHLLKALKHENIIKLFNSWVDEKNKTINMITELFTSGSLRLYRKKHRKVDPKAIKNWARQILKGLTYLHSQKPPVIHRDLKCDNIFVNGNTGEIKIGDLGLATVLQQPTARSVIGTPEFMAPELYEEEYTELVDIYSFGMCMLEMVTCEYPYNECRNQAQIYKKVTSGIKPQSLSRVDDPQVRQFIEKCLLPAESRPKALELSMDPFLARDGSKDSAPLLASSSTASKPPQPEHLPMDVDHHHNENKSVSVSSSRKSNNEESYPWCQTIELQRFAEDKEFRLRGERSDDATASMLLRIGDSSGKGRIVHFAFYLNSDTATAIAEEMVEELHLTSQEVIVIADMIDDLIMQLHSERSSSSHPNQTSPHLAARDDHHEAANQLTANSKDEESMKSGISTDYYLPFSSNGSAGQEAESMSSFLDSCSMMSTLYISDNEYPDDLKTELNMIESQYNQSVQDLLKLKEDAVENAKRKWIMKKQKGL, translated from the exons atggctTTCGGATCTTCTTCGGGTATGGAAGAAGAAGCTGACTTCGCTGACAAAGATCCCACCGGCCGTTACATTAGG TATCATGATGTGCTGGGGAGAGGCGCTTTCAAGACTGT atataaGGCGTTTGATGAAGTAGATGGAATTGAGGTAGCTTGGAACCTAGTCAGCATCGAAGACGTTATGCAGATGCCTGGGCAGCTCGAAAGGCTCTATTCCGAGGTTCACCTCCTCAAAGCTCTTAAACACGAAAACATCATCAAACTCTTCAACTCTTGGGTCGACGAGAAGAACAAGACTATTAACATGATCACCGAGCTTTTCACCTCTGGTAGTCTCAGGCT GTACCGTAAGAAGCATAGGAAGGTTGATCCCAAGGCCATCAAGAACTGGGCAAGGCAGATTCTTAAAGGCTTGACCTATTTGCATTCTCAGAAGCCTCCTGTTATTCACCGGGATCTCAAGTGTGACAACATATTCGTCAATGGAAACACTGGTGAGATCAAAATTGGTGATCTCGGCCTTGCAACTGTCCTCCAGCAACCCACTGCTCGAAGCGTCATTGGTACTCCCGAGTTTATGGCCCCTGAGCTGTATGAAGAGGAATACACTGAGCTTGTCGACATCTACTCTTTCGGCATGTGTATGTTGGAGATGGTTACCTGCGAATATCCCTACAACGAGTGTCGAAACCAGGCTCAGATTTACAAGAAGGTCACCTCG GGTATAAAGCCTCAATCTCTCAGCAGAGTTGATGATCCTCAAGTTAGGCAATTCATAGAGAAATGTCTTCTTCCTGCCGAATCTAGACCAAAGGCTCTCGAGCTCTCCATGGACCCTTTCCTCGCCAGAGATGGAAGCAAGGactctgctcctcttcttgctTCATCAAGCACTGCTTCTAAACCACCACAGCCTGAACATCTTCCCATGGATGTGGATCATCATCATAACGAGAATAAAAGTGTCTCAGTCTCCTCCTCTCGGAAAAGCAACAACGAGGAATCGTACCCCTGGTGCCAAACCATTGAACTTCAGAGGTTTGCAGAGGATAAAGAGTTCAGgttgagaggagagaggagcGATGATGCCACGGCGTCAATGCTTCTGCGTATCGGTGATTCATCTG GTAAAGGAAGAATAGTACACTTTGCATTCTATCTGAATTCAGACACAGCAACAGCAATCGCTGAGGAAATGGTTGAGGAGCTGCACCTGACAAGCCAAGAGGTTATAGTGATAGCTGATATGATCGATGACTTGATAATGCAACTTCACTCTGAGCGGTCCTCCTCTTCGCATCCAAATCAAACCTCTCCACATCTAGCCGCCCGTGACGATCATCATGAAGCAGCAAATCAGCTAACTGCGAACTCGAAAGATGAAGAATCAATGAAGTCTGGCATATCAACTGACTATTACTTGCCCTTCTCCTCAAACGGAAGTGCTGGCCAGGAGGCAGAGTCCATGAGCTCGTTTCTTGATTCTTGCTCAATGATGTCAACCCTTTACATTTCAGACAACGAGTATCCAGACGATCTCAAGACAGAACTGAACATGATCGAGTCACAGTATAACCAGTCCGTCCAAGATCTGCTAAAACTCAAGGAAGATGCTGTTGAGAACGCAAAGAGAAAATGGATTATGAAAAAGCAAAAAGGTTTGTGA
- the LOC111211046 gene encoding ORM1-like protein 3: MYVRALPTTDVNRNTEWFTYPGVWTTYILILFFSWLLVLSVFHCSPGMAWTIVHLAHFTVTYHSFHWKKGTPFGDDQGIYNRLTWWEQIDNGKQLTRNRKFLTVVPIVLYLIASHTTDYQHPMLFLNTLAVFVMVVAKFPHMHKVRIFGINGDQ; the protein is encoded by the exons ATGTACGTGAGGGCGCTTCCGACAACAGATGTGAACCGGAACACGGAGTGGTTCACGTATCCTGGCGTATGGACCACTTACATACTAATCCTCTTCTTCTCGTGGCTCCTCGTTCTCTCCGTCTTCCACTGCTCCCCTGGCATGGCCTGGACCATCGTCCACCTCGCCCATTTCACC gtgacgTATCATTCGTTCCACTGGAAGAAGGGAACACCGTTTGGGGATGATCAAGGGATCTACAACAGGTTGACTTGGTGGGAACAGATTGACAACGGCAAGCAGCTCACTCGCAACCGCAAGTTCCTCACCGTTGTTCCCATCGTCTT GTACTTGATTGCTTCTCACACAACAGACTATCAACATCCGATGCTCTTCCTCAACACATTGGCCGTCTTTGTAATGGTCGTTGCGAAATTCCCGCACATGCACAAGGTCCGGATTTTTGGAATCAATGGAGACCAATGA
- the LOC125576587 gene encoding uncharacterized protein LOC125576587 yields MESQEEDDWFSDAREEVSDYNSQVEEEEEEFVQASGDLDLWTMNPDSVTNRRHKFFQSMGFSFKKRDLLLPCPGDDDVIVPVSQPLNSVSEEEEKLLRNESISSQSDTSSVSSSRFRGGRFLDRAKHIDDRIFLTRDCSSNSEGLSESGSSSSRSADLQSSPSSRYEDSPKKGGAKGWLKKLGVLTHLLDVDVDGDSDGSSLGSSTRRQLTRVQSFKKQFKELSSLCVGQEFSAHDGSIVVMKFSHGGNYLATAGEDCVVRVWTIAEEERRDSMFEVADSDSSSNCVYFGMNDKSQIEPLSIENEKLEKSRRLLRKKSESTCAVLPSKVFTISETPQHEFRGHGGEVLDLSWSDKGFLLSSSVDETVRLWRVGSSDECLGVFSHKSFVTCVAFNPVDDNYFISGSTDGKVRIWDVSSVRVVDYTDVKEIVTALCYRPDAKGVVVGSMAGDCLFYHTIDNQLELDREISLHGGMKKNKKKVPSKRITGFQFFPGDSDKLMVTSADSQIRIICGVDTICKLKKASSLRTTLSPTSALFTSDGKHIVSTIEDSGIHVWDYSQPNKKAASPPQKPKTIRSYEGFLSDNVSVAIPWLGQGKEEDSVCSFIADLDKKFAHLPLPVRDCFSQVKGATTWPEEKLGVVAGSAAAAISATASSRSKLRLLRSVCQNVNNTCTPHLWGLVIVTATWDGRIRVFHNYGLPIRV; encoded by the exons ATGGAGAGTCAGGAAGAAGATGATTGGTTCTCAGATGCACGTGAAGAGGTATCCGATTACAACTCccaagtggaagaagaagaagaagaatttgtTCAAGCAAGTGGCGATTTAGACCTCTGGACCATGAATCCCGACAGCGTTACTAACCGTCGTCACAAGTTTTTCCAATCTATGGGTTTCAGTTTCAAAAAGAGAGACCTCCTTCTTCCTTGTCCGGGAGACGACGACGTTATCGTTCCCGTCTCCCAACCATTGAACTCTGTCtctgaggaggaggagaagttGTTGAGGAACGAATCTATCTCCTCTCAGTCCGATACATCCTCTGTTTCATCTTCTCGTTTCAGAGGAGGACGGTTTCTGGACCGGGCCAAGCACATTGATGATCGTATCTTCTTGACCAGAGACTGTTCCAGTAACAGCGAGGGATTGAGCGAGTCTGGTTCCAGTAGTAGTAGATCAGCAGATTTACAGAGCTCTCCGTCTAGTCGCTACGAGGATTCGCCTAAGAAGGGAGGAGCTAAAGGGTGGTTGAAGAAGTTAGGTGTCTTGACTCATCTTCTTGACGTTGACGTTGACGGTGACAGTGATGGATCTTCTCTTGGATCATCGACTAGAAGACAACTAACTCGAGTCCAGTCTTTCAAGAAGCAGTTCAAGGAGCTCTCGTCTCTATGCGTAGGACAAGAGTTCTCAGCGCATGACGGATCCATTGTCGTCATGAAGTTTTCTCACGGTGGCAACTACTTAGCCACCGCGGGTGAGGACTGCGTTGTGAGAGTGTGGACCATCGCGGAAGAAGAGAGGAGAGACAGTATGTTTGAAGTGGCTGACTCTGATTCCAGTTCTAACTGTGTTTACTTTGGGATGAATGACAAGTCGCAGATTGAGCCGTTAAGCATTGAGAACGAGAAACTCGAAAAGAGTAGAAGATTGTTGAGGAAGAAGTCAGAGTCGACATGCGCCGTGTTGCCTTCGAAGGTCTTTACTATATCTGAAACCCCTCAGCATGAGTTCCGGGGACATGGTGGTGAAGTCTTGGATCTTTCCTGGTCGGACAAAGGG TTTCTACTATCATCATCAGTGGACGAGACTGTTCGTTTATGGCGAGTTGGCTCTTCTGATGAATGCCTCGGAGTTTTCTCTCATAAGAGTTTTG TGACATGTGTGGCATTCAATCCTGTGGATGACAATTACTTTATAAGCGGATCGACTGATGGGAAAGTCCGTATTTGGGATGTCTCTAGTGTCAGGGTTGTTGACTATACAGATGTAAAAGAGATTGTTACAGCTTTGTGCTATCGCCCTGATGCTAAAGGTGTAGTTGTAGGTTCCATGGCTGGAGATTGTCTCTTTTACCATACAATTG aTAATCAGCTGGAACTGGATAGAGAGATCAGTTTACATGGGGGgatgaagaagaacaagaagaaggttCCTAGCAAAAGAATCACTGGTTTTCAGTTTTTCCCCGGTGATTCAGACAAATTAATGGTCACTTCTGCTGATTCTCAAATCCGAATTATCTGTGGAGTTGATACCATCTGCAAGCTTAAGAAAG cttcAAGTCTTAGGACAACACTGAGCCCAACCTCTGCTTTGTTCACATCGGATGGGAAACACATTGTGTCAACAATAGAGGACTCAGGCATTCATGTTTGGGACTACTCTCAACCCAACAAGAAAGCTGCTTCTCCTCCTCAGAAACCCAAAACTATCAGGTCTTATGAGGGATTTCTCTCAGACAACGTCTCTGTTGCCATACCTTGGCTAGGCCAGGGGAAAGAGGAGGATAGTGTCTGCAGTTTCATTGCTGATTTGGACAAAAAGTTTGCTCACTTGCCTTTGCCAGTGAGGGACTGTTTCTCTCAAGTGAAAGGAGCGACAACTTGGCCCGAAGAGAAGCTAGGAGTAGTAGCAGGTTCCGCTGCAGCAGCCATTTCCGCTACGGCCAGCAGCAGATCCAAGCTGAGGCTACTGAGGAGCGTCTGCCAGAACGTAAACAACACTTGTACGCCTCACCTGTGGGGTCTAGTGATTGTAACAGCAACTTGGGACGGTAGGATCAGAGTGTTCCATAACTACGGTTTACCAATTCGGGTCTGA